One Lytechinus pictus isolate F3 Inbred chromosome 12, Lp3.0, whole genome shotgun sequence genomic region harbors:
- the LOC129273297 gene encoding uncharacterized protein LOC129273297 produces MMTAILLAVLVGFLSNVRAQEITYRCNGGWWNFGNRCYKILGNKWVSKPDAIDICSRANFQLFVPSNQTEYDAVTEYINNLGPVSTDDNPTPKDIDDVWIGCDDEEVEGTYQCVDGISFTTSSGWFASGTGSGGTSFNCVTYIKSSSGLEDQPCGVSVTSQVLCEAPAAITRSSSYKASSLPDRCLRGYTQKTVNKKSKTRCAAECLKEDYCVSFNFKDGVCDLNYNTRNQVHYSAFQEEEGCSYYEP; encoded by the exons ATGATGACTGCAATCTTGCTTGCAGTCCTAGTGGGATTTTTGTCAAATGTTCGCGCACAAG AGATTACCTACAGATGCAACGGAGGTTGGTGGAACTTTGGAAACCGATGTTATAAAATATTGGGGAACAAATGGGTGTCCAAACCGGACGCAATAGATATCTGTAGCCGAGCGAATTTTCAACTCTTCGTCCCTTCTAATCAAACTGAATATGATGCTGTGACGGAATACATCAACAATCTTGGTCCAGTTAGCACGGATGATAATCCTACACCAAAAGATATTGACGATGTGTGGATAGGGTGTGATGATGAGGAAGTCGAGGGAACGTACCAATGTGTAGACGGAATATCCTTCACCACCTCTAGTG GATGGTTTGCGAGTGGAACCGGTTCTGGAGGTACCTCTTTTAATTGTGTGACGTATATTAAGTCTTCTAGCGGACTTGAGGACCAGCCCTGCGGAGTTAGTGTTACTTCCCAAGTACTATGTGAAG CTCCAGCCGCCATCACCCGATCCAGTTCTTACAAGGCTTCATCTCTCCCCGACCGATGTCTTCGTGGATACACACAGAAGACTGTCAATAAGAAGTCTAAGACCCGCTGTGCTGCTGAGTGCTTGAAAGAAGACTACTGCGTctcatttaatttcaaagatgGCGTCTGTGACCTCAACTACAATACCAGAAACCAAGTCCATTATAGTGCATTCCAAGAGGAAGAAGGATGTTCTTATTACGAACCGTAG